CTTCCAGATCTGTCAAAGCCACCAGGTCAAGAATGTTTTCGGTTATAGCAGTAAAAAGTTCCGCATGGTCAGCATATTGGTCAAGCCTTTTGCGCAAATGCCGGTTTTCCAGTTCGGTTTCGATCTGCGTGATCCGGGTTTCATAAAATGCCTGCTGGATTTCAGCTGCAGTCATTGAATCAAAATCCGGAAGGCTCATGTTTTTTGCTTTTTGTGCGGCTTTTTCCCGAAGGGTGGCAGGGTCTGGAAACGGCGTTGTTTCTGATCGCCCGGGGACTTTGTCCTGGCTGTTCTTTGGTTTTTTCATGTTTTCTCCAAAAATTAGGAGGCGGCGGAAACAGCCTTTGACATTCCCTTGTTTTTGGATCCATTATGCGTTTCCGTATTTTCTATAACTACCAAAATATATAGTAAATTGCAATAAAACTATAGCATGGCGATTGTGGCCGGCAGGGTTGATTGGTGCTTGCCTGTATCATTGCAGTGCAGATATAGTTGGACCTGTGATTCGGGGATTCTTTGTTTGAAAAATGGTTTGGAAGCCTTATTGTTTACATTGGCAAAACAGTGAGTGGCGTTTGTATTTATCCGCGGTTTGGGATAAACGAGAAGACAAAAAGGATTTTCCATATATAAAATGGGTATTCAGGCCAAAAAAACGTTTGCAATGGTGAATTACGATCTGTGCCGGCCGGAGAAATGCAGCCCTGAAGACGGGGTCTGTCCTGCTGTGGGCGCCTGCACCCACAAGGTCATCAAGCAGCTGGACGGCCCTTTTTATCCGCCCATGATTTTCCAGGACATGTGCATGGGCTGCTGGGACTGCATTGAGGCCTGCCCCCTGGATGCCATCGGCGTCCGCCAGGTCACCTAAGGGGTTGGAAAATTAAATCCAGGGGCTGTAGAGGCGGCGGGTGTTTTCGTATATGGCTTTTGCCGCCGCCTCGGGGGAAATGTTTTTGATTTCCGCAATGTGGTTCAGGGCGATTGCGGCGTTTGCGGGTTCATTTCGGGTTTGCGGGTCCGGGCCCAGCACCGGGCTGTCGGTTTCAATCAGCAGGCAGGAAAGCGGCAGGTTGCGCACCAGTTTCTGTTTCTGGCGGGACCGGGCAACCGAGGGCGGAACAGAGAAAAAATAGCCGGCTTCCACTGCGGGCTGTGCTGCGCCAAACTTGCCGTCAAATGCATGGAGCTGGACTTTTTTCGCCCTTTTGTCCATCAGCAGTTCCACCGCGTGGCGGCCGGCTGACCGGGAATGCACATTTAATACAAGTCCGGTTTCCAGAGACAGGTCCACAAAGGCTTCCAGTATTTCCCGTTGTACCTGTCTTTTATCATGGTCTTCCACCAGCCGGAAATCCAGGCCCACCTCGCCGATGGCCGCGAGTTTTTCCCTGTGGGCGCGGATAAACGCGCGCATTTGCGCTGCCGCCTCGGGTTCAGTATGCGCCGGATAAAGCCCGGCCGCCGGCAGCAGGGCCGGGTACTGATCTGCGAGCTCCAGGTTGCGGCGGGCATCATCCATGGTTTCGCTGACCGTGATGATTTTTTCCACCCCTGCGGCTGCCGCCCTTTGCAGAACAGCCTCACGGTCTGCGTCAAAGCTGTTGTCATAAAGATGTGTATGGGTGTCAATCAAGGGATGCATTTTTCGGGATCTTGCAGAGATAATGCAGGTTAAACCCGTCATGGGCCATTCCCATTACGCGCACGTCTTCAAATCCGGCTTGGGCGAGCATGGCTTCTGCCTGCTCCCGGCCCCACATCATGCCCAGGCCCGTGCCGTTGTCGTTTAATCCCACGGGCATGCAGTGCATCAGGCTCACGGTGTACAAAAACGGCCCCATGGGATGGTCCATGTTGTCTGCCGGGTTTGTCCGGGCCTTGATGTCCACCATGGAAAACAGCCCGCCCGGGGCCATCATGTGGCGGATGCCTTTTAACGCTTCCAGAG
Above is a window of Desulfosalsimonas propionicica DNA encoding:
- a CDS encoding 4Fe-4S binding protein; this encodes MGIQAKKTFAMVNYDLCRPEKCSPEDGVCPAVGACTHKVIKQLDGPFYPPMIFQDMCMGCWDCIEACPLDAIGVRQVT
- a CDS encoding TatD family hydrolase → MHPLIDTHTHLYDNSFDADREAVLQRAAAAGVEKIITVSETMDDARRNLELADQYPALLPAAGLYPAHTEPEAAAQMRAFIRAHREKLAAIGEVGLDFRLVEDHDKRQVQREILEAFVDLSLETGLVLNVHSRSAGRHAVELLMDKRAKKVQLHAFDGKFGAAQPAVEAGYFFSVPPSVARSRQKQKLVRNLPLSCLLIETDSPVLGPDPQTRNEPANAAIALNHIAEIKNISPEAAAKAIYENTRRLYSPWI